Proteins from a genomic interval of Ictalurus furcatus strain D&B chromosome 2, Billie_1.0, whole genome shotgun sequence:
- the eci1 gene encoding enoyl-CoA delta isomerase 1, mitochondrial, which produces MAAVLRRGIKFISFGSSQLFSGGCKHGRTSTLSFFSSSNRNSSSSSKIKVDLDSSTGIAVMKFQNPPVNSMNLDFLTEFSIGLEKLELDKSCRGVILTSAQPKIFSAGLDILDMYGKTPEHYAEFWRAVQDMWLKLYGYSKITIAAINGSSPAGGCLMSLSSDYRIMADNPRYRIGLNETQLGIVAPFWFKDTMVNTVGHRTTELSLQFGLMYSPSDALKIGLVDQLVPEENVLSTATETMTKWLDVPDHAREISKSMLRKPTVDRLLASRDADIKNFVSFIAKESIQKSLGLYLTMLKQRKA; this is translated from the exons atggccGCTGTGCTGAGGCGGGGAATCAAGTTCATCTCCTTtg GATCTTCTCAGCTCTTTTCTGGAGGTTGTAAACATGGCAGAACCTCCACTCTGTCCTTCTTCAGCTCCAGCAATAGAaattcatcatcttcatccaaAATTAAAGTGGACCTGGACAGCAGCACTG GTATTGCTGTGATGAAGTTCCAGAACCCACCGGTGAACAGCATGAATCTGGACTTTCTAACCGAATTCTCCATCGGTTTAGAGAAGCTTGAGCTGGACAAGAGCTGCAGAGGAGTGATTCTCACCTCG GCTCAGCCGAAGATTTTCTCCGCAGGTCTGGACATCCTGGACATGTACGGTAAGACTCCGGAGCACTACGCCGAGTTCTGGAGAGCGGTGCAGGACATGTGGCTCAAACTGTACGGCTACAGTAAGATCACCATCGCTGCCATCAAC ggtTCCAGTCCTGCAGGAGGCTGTTTGATGTCCTTGTCAAGTGACTACAGGATCATGGCAGACAATCCTCGTTACAGAATCGGCCTCAACGAGACGCAGCTCGGCATCGTCGCTCCCTTCTG gtTTAAGGACACGATGGTGAACACAGTGGGTCACAGAACAACAGAACTTTCTCTCCAGTTCGGTCTGATGTACAGTCCCTCTGATGCCCTGAAGATCGGCCTTGTGGACCAGCTGGTTCCTGAGGAGAACGTTCTCAGCACGGCTACTGAAACCATGACCAAGTGGCTGGACGTTCCGG ATCACGCCCGCGAGATTAGCAAATCCATGCTGAGGAAGCCGACAGTGGACCGACTGCTGGCCAGCCGAGACGCCGACATTAAAAACTTTGTGAGCTTCATCGCTAAAGAATCGATCCAGAAGTCTCTGGGCCTGTACCTGACCATGCTGAAGCAGAGGAAGGCGTGA
- the arhgdig gene encoding rho GDP-dissociation inhibitor 3, translating to MADKESTVPVTEEEDERDLNYQPPAQKSLQEIQELDKDDESLNKYKQTLLGSGPVVLDPSVPNVQVTRLTLMCDQAPGPITMDLTGDLEALKKQNFTMKEGVDYRVKIHFKVNKEIVSGLKYVHLTYRKGIRVDKAVYMVGSYGPRVEEHEFITPVEEAPKGMIVRGTYHIKSYFTDDDKTDHLSWEWNLQIKKDWDSTE from the exons ATGGCAGATAAGGAGAGCACGGTTCCTGTGactgaggaggaggacgagCGTGATCTGAACTACCAGCCTCCAGCTCAGAAGAGCCTGCAGGAGATCCAGGAGCTCGATAAGGATGACGAAAGCCTGAACAAGTACAAGCAGACTCTGCTGGGATCAGGACCTGTGGTGTTAG ACCCCAGTGTTCCTAATGTTCAGGTGACGAGGCTGACACTGATGTGTGATCAAGCTCCTGGACCCATCACTATGGATTTAACAG GTGACCTTGAGGCTTTGAAGAAACAGAACTTCACTATGAAGGAGGGCGTGGATTACAGAGTGAAGATCCACTTTAAG GTCAACAAGGAGATCGTGTCTGGGCTGAAATACGTGCATTTGACCTACAGGAAAGGAATTCGAG TGGATAAAGCCGTGTACATGGTGGGCAGCTACGGGCCGCGGGTCGAGGAGCACGAGTTCATCACTCCGGTGGAGGAGGCTCCCAAGGGCATGATCGTCCGAGGGACCTACCACATCAAGTCCTACTTCACGGACGACGACAAGACGGACCACCTGTCCTGGGAGTGGAATCTGCAGATCAAGAAGGATTGGGACAGCACCGAGTAA